The genomic region AACCATGTGATTTTTCAGGTTTACAATGCCTTCGGGGTTAGCGAAAGATTCTCAACGCGTGAAAAAGCTCGTATATGCGGCGCTCTTTGCGGCGCTGACGGCCGTATCGGCATGGGTCGCCATACCGCTGCCCTATGTGCCCATCACGCTCCAGACTTTTTTCGTGATACTGTCCGGGGGCACACTGGGCGCATACTTCGGCGGGCTGTCGATGGCCGTATACCTGCTTCTCGGCTTTATGGGCCTGCCAGTCTTCGCGCGCGGTCAGTCTGGGCTGGGGACGCTTGCCGGTCCCACAGGAGGATATCTCGTCGGCTTCGTGCTCTGCGCCGTCGTCACCGGCCTCATCGTTAAGACCCGTAAAAAGCCCGGCCTTTTATGGTACATGATGGCGATGGCCGCCGGGACGCTCGTAATATATGCCTGCGGCCTGGCGCAGCTATGCCTCATACTGCACATGCCCGCCAAAACGGCGTTTGTGGCCGGCATGCTTGCCTTTATACCGGGAGACCTGATTAAGATCGCCGTCGCTGCATTCGTGGCCACAAAGCTGAACTTCGACAGTGAGGCCACATTTTGATCTCCTTACGGGATGTATCCTTTTCCTACGGTGCCTGCAAGGCGCTGGACCATATTTCCTTTACGATAGAGCGGGGCGAGCATTTGGCCATTATCGGCCCTAACGCCTCCGGCAAGACTACCCTTGCCATGATCATGAACTCCCTGCTTACGCCGGCCGAGGGCAATTGTCTCGTGGACGGCGTCAACACGAAGAACGACCCGATGTTTGCCCGTAAGACAGTCGGCATGGTCTTTCAGGACCCCGAAAGCCAGACAGTCGCACGCCATGTCTGGGATGACGTCGCCTTCGGCCCGCAGAACCTGGGATTGCCCGACGAGGAGATCAAAAGAAGAGTGAGCGAGTCTCTCGCGCGAGTCGGACTCGATGGGCGGGCGGGGATCGGGGTCTCATGCTTGTCCGGGGGCCAGAAGCAGCTGCTGGCCATCGCGGGCGTACTTGCGATGAGGCCGTCCTACACCATACTCGACGAGCCCACGGCGCTCCTCGACGGCCCTGGCTGCCGGATGGTCCGCGATGCAGTCCGGGGCCTGAAGAAAAGCGGCATCGGCGTTATCATCATCACGCACGACATGGAGGAAGCGCTCCTGGCAGGCAGGATCGTCGCGCTACACGAGGGGCGGCTCGTGGCCGATATGCCTCCTGCCAGGCTTTTTTCCGACGAGGGGCTGATGGCCCGGATTGGCATCAGACCTCCATATACCTATCAGCTTGCAAAATATACGGGAGCAATCCCCGTGGAGGCGGCCCGGTAATGCCTATAGTCGCCCGGGGCGTGAGCCACTTATATCGCCGGGGCGAGCAGTGCGAGGCCCGTGCCCTCGACGGCATCGACCTCACGATAGGCGATGCTGAATTTATCCTCGTGGGCGGCTCCGGCGGCTCCGGCAAGTCTACTCTGTTGAAATGTCTTTCAGGCTTAATGCGCCCCACACAAGGCAGGATCACGATAGATGGCAGCGCCGCCCTTTCAATACAGTTCCCTGAAAGAGCGCTGTTCGCCGATACGGTCCTCGATGACATCGCATTCGGCCCTGTGAACGCAGGATTTAAAAAGGGCGAGGCGCTGGAAAAGGCATATAAAGCGGCAGAAGTCGCGGGATTAGATCCGGGCCTGCTCGGCCGCAGGCCCCGGGCGTTGAGCCATGGCCAGCGCAGGCTCGCCGCCCTGGCCGGAGTGTTCGCCATGAAGCCCCGGTATTTATTCCTGGACGAGCCCACGGCGGGCCTGGACCCGGCCACGAAGGAGCGCATCGTCGATGCGCTCGTCAGCCTCAACAGGCACGGCACCGCCATCACCGCCGCATCCCACGACTTAGCACATTTCATGCCTGCCTGCAACCGCATGCTCGTGATGAGCCAGGGAAAGGTTATCTTCGACGATAAGCCGGAGAAGCTGGTTACACTGGAAGATACTGTGGGGCTTGCGTTGCCTGAGTCGCTCATAGTGGCGAGGACGCTGAGAAAAATGGGGGCCGATGTGCCATGGGACATAACGCCGGAGGCGGCCGCGGCCTGCTTCAGGAGGATAAATGAAGGCCAGTGTTAAGATACTGGCGCTGGCCATGATGAGCGTGCTCATCATTGGTCTCCCCATTCCATGGCTTTATATCCCGGTCGTTGCTGTCGCCCTCTTCATCCTCATTCTAAAAGCCAGCCTGGTGCGGTTGCTCAGGATGCTGCTGCCCGCTCTGCCTTTCATCGTCGCCATCTCGGCACTACAGGCACTGCTTCAGGGAGGGGGCGATATCCTGGCCAGATGGTGGATATTGAACATTACCGTCGATGGAATCAACCTGGCCGCGCTGTCGGCCCTTCGGATGCTGCCGCTGTACCTGGCGGGCTCAGCCGTAACTATAACGACGGGCGAGGCAGAGCTTACA from Methanocella sp. harbors:
- a CDS encoding energy-coupling factor transporter transmembrane component T; amino-acid sequence: MKASVKILALAMMSVLIIGLPIPWLYIPVVAVALFILILKASLVRLLRMLLPALPFIVAISALQALLQGGGDILARWWILNITVDGINLAALSALRMLPLYLAGSAVTITTGEAELTKTIERAFCPLDRLAGSSVGRDIATMTMLALAFIPMVSEEYASIRLAQEARGVRHGTARGMAAVIVPLVSSLSRRADDVALAMEARCYGLDK
- a CDS encoding biotin transporter BioY; translated protein: MPSGLAKDSQRVKKLVYAALFAALTAVSAWVAIPLPYVPITLQTFFVILSGGTLGAYFGGLSMAVYLLLGFMGLPVFARGQSGLGTLAGPTGGYLVGFVLCAVVTGLIVKTRKKPGLLWYMMAMAAGTLVIYACGLAQLCLILHMPAKTAFVAGMLAFIPGDLIKIAVAAFVATKLNFDSEATF
- a CDS encoding ATP-binding cassette domain-containing protein, encoding MPIVARGVSHLYRRGEQCEARALDGIDLTIGDAEFILVGGSGGSGKSTLLKCLSGLMRPTQGRITIDGSAALSIQFPERALFADTVLDDIAFGPVNAGFKKGEALEKAYKAAEVAGLDPGLLGRRPRALSHGQRRLAALAGVFAMKPRYLFLDEPTAGLDPATKERIVDALVSLNRHGTAITAASHDLAHFMPACNRMLVMSQGKVIFDDKPEKLVTLEDTVGLALPESLIVARTLRKMGADVPWDITPEAAAACFRRINEGQC
- a CDS encoding energy-coupling factor ABC transporter ATP-binding protein, whose amino-acid sequence is MISLRDVSFSYGACKALDHISFTIERGEHLAIIGPNASGKTTLAMIMNSLLTPAEGNCLVDGVNTKNDPMFARKTVGMVFQDPESQTVARHVWDDVAFGPQNLGLPDEEIKRRVSESLARVGLDGRAGIGVSCLSGGQKQLLAIAGVLAMRPSYTILDEPTALLDGPGCRMVRDAVRGLKKSGIGVIIITHDMEEALLAGRIVALHEGRLVADMPPARLFSDEGLMARIGIRPPYTYQLAKYTGAIPVEAAR